The Pseudolabrys sp. FHR47 genome contains a region encoding:
- the zigA gene encoding zinc metallochaperone GTPase ZigA, giving the protein MSKLPVTVLSGFLGAGKTTLMNHVLNNRQGLKVAVIVNDMSEVNIDADLIRDGGANLSRTNETLVEMTNGCICCTLREDLLKEVRKLSEEGRFDYLLIESTGIAEPLPVAATFSFRDENGDSLSDVARLDTMVTVVDAANLLKDYASRDFLRDRGESLGEDDKRTLVDLLVDQIEFADVVVLNKIADATEAQVQAARQIIRSLNPDADLIETDFAQVPFDRVLDTGRFDFEKAEQHPVWAKELYGFADHMPETEEYGVKNFVYRARRPFDPEKFQQFLNEPWPGVIRAKGHFWLATRPEWLGELSQAGSIVRTGALGFWWAAVPEARWPRDPNWQQMLKRNWSTLYGDRRQEIVFIGTNMDEEAIRARLDACLVRGKPGMDIAAWRKLTDPFPVWQRQAG; this is encoded by the coding sequence ATGAGCAAACTCCCCGTCACCGTCCTTTCGGGCTTTCTCGGCGCCGGCAAAACGACGCTGATGAATCACGTTCTCAACAACCGGCAGGGCCTGAAGGTCGCTGTGATTGTGAACGACATGAGCGAAGTGAACATCGACGCCGACCTGATCAGGGATGGCGGTGCGAACCTGTCGCGGACGAATGAAACGCTGGTCGAAATGACCAATGGCTGCATCTGCTGCACCTTGCGCGAGGACCTACTCAAGGAAGTGCGCAAGCTGTCGGAGGAAGGCCGCTTCGATTATCTGCTGATCGAATCGACCGGCATTGCCGAGCCCCTGCCCGTCGCCGCCACCTTCTCGTTCCGCGACGAGAACGGCGACAGCCTGTCCGACGTCGCACGCCTCGACACCATGGTAACGGTGGTCGATGCCGCCAATCTGCTGAAGGACTATGCTTCGCGCGACTTCCTGCGCGACCGCGGCGAGTCGCTCGGCGAGGACGACAAGCGCACCCTGGTCGATCTGCTGGTCGATCAGATCGAATTCGCCGATGTGGTCGTGCTCAACAAGATCGCCGACGCAACCGAGGCGCAGGTGCAGGCGGCACGGCAGATCATCCGCTCGCTCAATCCCGACGCCGATCTCATCGAAACCGATTTCGCGCAGGTGCCGTTCGACCGCGTACTCGATACCGGCCGCTTCGATTTCGAAAAGGCCGAACAGCATCCGGTATGGGCCAAAGAATTGTACGGCTTCGCCGATCACATGCCGGAAACGGAAGAATACGGCGTGAAGAACTTTGTCTATCGCGCGCGGCGTCCGTTCGATCCGGAGAAATTCCAGCAGTTTCTCAATGAGCCCTGGCCCGGCGTGATCCGCGCGAAAGGTCACTTCTGGCTGGCGACGCGGCCGGAATGGCTCGGCGAACTCAGCCAGGCCGGCTCCATCGTGCGCACCGGCGCGCTCGGTTTCTGGTGGGCGGCGGTGCCGGAAGCGCGCTGGCCGCGCGATCCGAACTGGCAGCAAATGCTCAAACGCAACTGGAGCACGCTCTACGGCGACCGCCGTCAGGAGATCGTGTTCATCGGCACCAACATGGACGAGGAAGCGATCCGCGCCCGGCTCGATGCCTGCCTCGTGCGCGGCAAGCCCGGCATGGACATCGCCGCCTGGCGCAAGCTGACCGACCCGTTCCCGGTCTGGCAGCGGCAGGCGGGTTAG
- the nhaA gene encoding Na+/H+ antiporter NhaA, whose protein sequence is MTTIRAYLDRQVDPETDHVLGSEKAQISLVEYGSYACPYCRAANERIIEVREELSDRLCYIFRHKPLTGSELALRAAELIERGDPAKFWEAHVLLMTRSGELTEDDLGAAAELLGIPLEDVNSDAAQKAAAHVQRDIDSAKESGVFVTPTFFINNRRYDGPWDESSFLDALLNRLGHRFRIAALDFAGWAPSAGILLLLTTVLAVVLTNSMAGEAFAQFWNIPFGFSLGGASFNLSLLHWINDGLLTIFFLVVGLEIKREFTVGHLSSPRLAALPIAAAIGGMVVPALLYLAIIPAGPWLHGWGTSMATDTAFAIALIAMMGSRVPVELRIFLTAAAIVDDIGSIVVVAIFYTGSLHMSWLGGAVIVLIGLAMLNRWRFYSVTPYAVLGIVLWACVHAGGLHATLAGVLLALFIPTRPPANMQALITQANTIMGTESKRAGEALRHGPSAAALRALDAIFDRFESPADRLLRHAGDRSSYIVLPLFALANAGVAFSLDVFQGHQSLMLAIGVGLLIGKPLGIVGASALAVALRLAVKPEEYSWRQLTGAGALAGIGFTMSLFIAGQAFPVATDYAAAKIAVFAASVLSAIVGVAILWNAKAPEES, encoded by the coding sequence TTGACGACGATCCGTGCTTATCTCGACCGTCAGGTCGATCCCGAAACCGATCATGTGCTCGGCTCGGAAAAAGCGCAGATCTCGCTCGTCGAGTACGGCAGCTATGCCTGTCCCTATTGCCGCGCCGCCAATGAGCGCATCATCGAGGTGCGCGAGGAACTGAGCGACCGGCTCTGTTACATCTTCCGCCACAAGCCGCTGACCGGCAGCGAACTGGCGCTGCGCGCCGCCGAGCTGATCGAACGCGGCGACCCGGCCAAATTCTGGGAAGCCCATGTCCTCCTGATGACGCGGTCGGGCGAACTGACCGAAGACGACTTAGGCGCCGCGGCCGAACTGCTCGGCATCCCGCTCGAGGACGTCAACAGCGATGCCGCGCAGAAAGCGGCCGCTCATGTTCAGCGCGATATCGACAGCGCCAAGGAGAGCGGCGTGTTCGTGACGCCGACTTTCTTCATCAACAACCGCCGCTACGACGGGCCGTGGGACGAAAGCTCGTTCCTCGATGCGCTGCTCAACCGGCTCGGCCATCGCTTCCGCATCGCGGCGCTCGATTTCGCCGGTTGGGCGCCGTCGGCCGGCATCCTGTTGCTGCTCACGACCGTGCTGGCCGTGGTGCTCACCAATTCGATGGCCGGCGAAGCCTTCGCGCAGTTCTGGAACATTCCGTTCGGTTTCTCGCTCGGCGGCGCGTCCTTCAATCTGTCGCTGCTGCACTGGATCAACGACGGTCTCTTGACGATCTTCTTTCTTGTCGTCGGCCTTGAGATCAAGCGCGAGTTCACCGTCGGCCATCTGTCGAGCCCGCGGCTGGCGGCCTTGCCGATTGCCGCCGCCATCGGCGGCATGGTGGTGCCGGCTCTGCTTTATCTCGCTATCATTCCGGCCGGGCCGTGGCTGCACGGCTGGGGCACGTCGATGGCGACCGATACGGCCTTCGCCATCGCACTCATCGCCATGATGGGCAGCCGCGTGCCGGTCGAACTGCGCATCTTTCTCACCGCGGCCGCCATCGTCGACGATATTGGTTCGATCGTTGTGGTCGCGATTTTTTATACCGGCTCGCTTCACATGAGCTGGCTCGGCGGCGCCGTCATCGTGCTCATCGGGCTGGCGATGCTCAACCGTTGGCGCTTCTATAGCGTTACGCCCTATGCGGTGCTTGGCATCGTGCTGTGGGCCTGCGTCCATGCCGGCGGTTTGCATGCGACGCTCGCCGGCGTGCTGCTGGCGCTGTTCATTCCGACGCGGCCGCCGGCGAACATGCAGGCGCTGATCACGCAGGCCAACACCATCATGGGCACCGAATCCAAGCGCGCGGGCGAGGCGCTGCGCCATGGGCCATCGGCGGCCGCGTTGCGCGCGCTCGATGCGATCTTCGACCGGTTTGAATCGCCGGCCGATCGCCTGCTGCGCCACGCCGGCGACCGCTCGAGCTACATCGTGCTGCCGCTGTTCGCCTTGGCCAATGCCGGCGTCGCGTTCTCGCTCGACGTGTTCCAGGGCCACCAGTCGCTGATGCTGGCGATCGGGGTGGGGCTTCTGATCGGCAAGCCGCTCGGTATCGTCGGCGCCTCGGCGCTGGCGGTGGCGCTGCGCCTGGCGGTCAAGCCCGAGGAATATTCATGGCGGCAACTCACGGGCGCCGGCGCGCTCGCGGGCATCGGCTTCACCATGTCGCTCTTTATCGCCGGGCAGGCCTTTCCGGTGGCGACGGATTACGCCGCCGCCAAGATCGCCGTATTCGCCGCCTCGGTGCTGTCGGCCATCGTCGGCGTCGCCATTCTGTGGAACGCCAAGGCGCCGGAGGAGAGCTAA
- a CDS encoding 30S ribosomal protein S2, whose product MALPDFSMRQLLEAGVHFGHQAHRWNPKMGQYIFGTRNNIHIVDLAQTVPLLHTALKAVSDTVAKGGRILFVGTKRQAQDPIADAAKRCAQYYVNSRWLGGTLTNWKTISGSIQRLRKLEEILNSADAGGYTKKERLTMQRERDKLDRSLGGIKDMGGVPDLIFVIDTNKEDIAIKEARRLNIPVAAVVDTNCDPNGITYVVPGNDDASRALSLYCDLIAKAAIDGIARAQGERGVDLGASEKPIAEPIPTAPATADLGFEQLPGPRGVADDLKKLPGVSGAIEKQLNDLGIFHYSQIAELSPTAAHNVGEEVGLPGRVDGWIAKAKTMLADAE is encoded by the coding sequence ATGGCTCTTCCTGACTTCTCGATGCGTCAGCTTCTCGAGGCTGGCGTCCATTTCGGCCATCAGGCCCACCGCTGGAACCCGAAGATGGGTCAATACATCTTCGGCACCCGCAACAACATTCACATCGTCGACCTCGCCCAGACCGTGCCGCTGCTGCACACGGCGCTCAAGGCCGTGTCGGATACCGTCGCCAAGGGCGGCCGCATCCTGTTCGTCGGCACCAAGCGCCAGGCGCAGGACCCGATCGCCGACGCTGCCAAGCGCTGCGCCCAGTACTACGTCAATTCGCGCTGGCTCGGCGGCACGCTGACCAACTGGAAGACGATCTCGGGCTCGATCCAGCGCCTGCGCAAGCTGGAAGAGATCCTCAACTCGGCGGATGCCGGCGGCTACACCAAGAAAGAGCGCCTGACGATGCAGCGCGAGCGCGACAAGCTCGATCGCTCGCTCGGCGGCATCAAGGACATGGGCGGCGTGCCCGACCTGATTTTCGTGATCGACACCAACAAGGAAGACATCGCGATCAAGGAAGCGCGCCGGCTCAACATCCCGGTCGCCGCCGTCGTCGACACCAACTGCGATCCGAACGGCATCACCTACGTCGTGCCGGGCAACGATGACGCCAGCCGCGCTTTGTCGCTGTATTGCGACCTGATCGCGAAGGCCGCCATCGACGGCATCGCGCGAGCGCAGGGCGAGCGCGGCGTCGATCTCGGCGCCTCGGAAAAGCCGATTGCGGAGCCGATCCCGACGGCCCCGGCCACCGCCGACCTCGGCTTCGAACAGCTTCCGGGACCGCGCGGCGTCGCCGACGACCTCAAGAAGCTGCCCGGTGTCTCGGGCGCGATCGAAAAGCAGCTCAACGATCTCGGCATCTTCCACTATTCGCAGATCGCCGAACTGTCACCGACCGCTGCGCATAATGTCGGCGAAGAAGTCGGCCTGCCGGGTCGCGTCGATGGCTGGATCGCCAAGGCGAAGACCATGCTCGCGGACGCCGAGTAA